Proteins from a single region of Pseudomonas fulva:
- the gcvH gene encoding glycine cleavage system protein GcvH produces the protein MSELRFTVEHEWLRQEADGLVTVGITAYAQDALGDVVFVQLPELQAYAAGDEVAVLESVKAASNIGMPLDGEVVEVNPDLEASPELVNAEPLGQGWFFRFRPADAGALAGLLDQNAYERLLNAKADA, from the coding sequence ATGAGCGAATTGCGTTTCACCGTCGAACACGAATGGCTGCGTCAGGAGGCCGATGGCCTGGTCACCGTAGGGATCACCGCCTACGCTCAAGACGCGCTGGGCGACGTGGTGTTCGTGCAGTTGCCCGAGCTGCAGGCCTACGCCGCCGGCGACGAGGTGGCGGTGTTGGAGTCCGTGAAAGCCGCCAGCAATATCGGCATGCCACTCGACGGCGAAGTGGTCGAGGTGAACCCGGATCTCGAAGCCAGCCCCGAGCTGGTCAATGCCGAGCCACTCGGCCAGGGCTGGTTCTTCCGCTTTCGCCCAGCCGATGCCGGCGCCCTCGCCGGCCTGCTCGATCAGAACGCCTACGAGCGCCTGC